A segment of the Solanum lycopersicum chromosome 9, SLM_r2.1 genome:
GAAGGAGTTGATGTTCAACTGGAAGAGTGGAACCAAAAGACGAAGGCACAAGGCGTGAAATGTTACTCCTCTTGCTCTAATGTGTATCATTTGGAAGAGAGACATATATAAGATATCTTTTAAAGGGGTGAAGATGAGCTTTCCTCAATAGGGAAGTAGCCTTTGAtcccatattttcttttatagagGATTGGGTGTGTCTTTTGGAGAGAACCAAATTTTGTAGGTTTCTCCTTTTTCTTATACCTATTGCATACGACCATGTTGGTCTTGCTAGTATCAATGAAATCTTCTACTTGATCAAAAAAGAACATAGTGAAATTTAAAATGAACTTCCCTACTTGTTTGGGACTGAGGAGTAGTTGTTGATGTATACTTGTGCGATGAGTCCTCCTGTTATAATTGGTCAGGTTATAGGTAATAATCATTTCCCTTGATATCAGAAAGGGACAAAAGCATCGGTTCCTGCCAAGGCTGAAGTGCAGAAAGCAATACAAACTCTAGAGGTCCCTACATTGTCTTTGGATAAAATGAAAGAGGAAACTGACAATTTTGGATCAAAAGCATTAGTTGGTGAAGGATCTCATGGAAGAGTATACTATACTAATCTAAACAATGATAAAGTCGTGGTTGTGAAAAAGCTTGACTTCCTGAGCCAGGTAGTCATATTGTcttaatgtaatttttcctCTTAACGTCTCTATGGTTTCAAGATTGAAGCATGAAAATCTGGTGGAGTTGCTTAGATACTGTGTGGAAGGGAACCTTCGTGTAGTAGCGTATGAGTTTGCAACATCATTTACTAGGTTGTCACGAGTAGATTCACAAAATTTGGGGTCAAAATCGAATTCGTAAGCCAcaaattgaaaatttcaaaaccgAGACACTCAAAAACTGAGAGAAGTATGACTTTTTGTTTAGTGACCCCAGTGCAGGGATGACAATTGGGGTGAGGGGAGGGGTGAGTTTTTAAGCTATGCAGTGTGGACCTATGTTTGCTCCCCTGGAAAAATTTCTAGTTTGTTTCGGGCCTCGTTTGAACCCAAAAGGTTGTATGATATGAGCGTTCGATAGCTTTTTGGCTAAAAAATCTCTATTTCTCATATTGGGctttgtttgaacttgaaaaaatTCTACGTTTTTCGTCCGATCTAAAAATCGCAGGTGCATAtatcacaaaaaatttataGTCTATTTTAGGGGTCGGTTGGTTGGGGggtagtttttctttttcttcaaaataattttattttttgtttctgaaaaaaatagaaattgatttttgttattgtttcaAGCAAGTTATTATTAAGAAAGTTACAAACTTTAACGGCTCACATAACTTTTGCGAAAAAATACATAacacatattttaaataatcgAGCTCATATCTTGCAAGTTCCATCGCGTTCTATTAAAAATACTAGttagaatttagaaaaaaaatacaaaaaacaatcTTATTTAGTAAAACAGTAGCAATAActccatttaaattttaaaataagttatttcctttttaataatCTTGCCACAATCAAAACTCTGATCATGttaaatagaaattaaaatttcaaaattcttaaaatatttcTGTCGGTTACATATTTTTTCCTCGCAGCATATATCTAAAGTAACATTAAACTCTCAACTAAATTCAGATCACACGCTATAAAATgcatttgttaaaaaaaaaagggagagaaagaaaaagggttttaacttaaaatattgaGGTATAAATATCTTTATCAAacgttttctttttttaaaaaataatcgtGTAATCTTAGGCTGAAATCTCCGCGACTGGAATATATCTCCCTCTCTCTAGATTATCTCCTTGCCATTTCGTtggctctctctctctctcactcatTCGCTCGCTAGCTCCACCATTGGCTTATCCTTCTGCTCCCTGATTTCTCTGAATTCCACAATGTTTGCCTGACTGCAATCGCAGCAAGCAGCTCTGAATGCGAATCATCTTTTGATTACCTTTCACTCGCTGTGATTTTACTCTCCGGCCGAATATGTTTATGTATCTGCTGCATCTTTGTGTTTCCAAACGAGCCAGTTTTTGTTCCGGTTGGCTTGAATTTCCTTAAGTGCCTGCGTTTCAATTCTTCTTCTCTACTGTGTACCGATGCTTTTGAATAGACATGGCTTTTGCTACTTCAATGTCAGGTAATCACTGCGATTATGAATTTCATTTCATTGTGCTAAAATGGTGTGTTAATCAATTGATACATACACCTTAATAATGATTTAGTCGAGCTCAGGCTATTTAGGTTACCTAAAGTTTATTTCATTCTACTGCTAAATAATTTGTGTTGCAAGGACAAAATTAGAGGTTTACAGTAGCTGGAGGTTCACTAAATATACTAATATACTTCTGGAGCTAATACGAATGATGTGTGAACATTCACGTGTCAGTCAATTGATACATACGCCTTAATTGCAAAATAGTTGAGCTCGGGTTATTTAAGTTATGCAAGTATATTTCATTCCACTGCTATACAATTTGTGTTGCAAGGGAAAATTAGAGGTTTTTCGTCTCTGGAGGTTCACTAAAGCTACTTATAATTACTCGCAGAGCTAACATGAATGAAGTTGATCCATTTATTAGTTTCATTTTGTGTGAATGGTGTGTCAATCAATTGATATATACACCTTAATTGTGAATTAGTCAAGCTCAGGTTATTTAGTTATGTGAAGTCTATTCCATTTGTTTTCATTCCATTGCTAAATGATTTGTTTTGCaatgaaaaaatagattttctttttgtaactGGAGGTTCGCTAAATATACTGAAATTGCTCGTCAGACATTGGAGTTTACGTGAATGATGTATGAATTTGTTAAAATTTCAATGCAGTTTCTATCGAATGTATGAATATATGTAAGTCTTGGAAAGGAGATGTGAGTGGAAGACTCGACTGTAGTGTGTTATCTTGTGCCTGGAAGGCGCCAAGGGCCTTGACTGGGTTCCTTGCCAGCACAACTCATCCTTCTCAGTGTTCCTCTACTCCTTTTGAGCGATATGGAAGAACAGATCGTCTCCGCCGATGTGTAAGTTTACTCACCTCCCAACTTACACCTGTCTGAAATTAATCTCATTGTGTGAAAGAAAATTTGAGTCCAAAAGGCTTTATTTTAGTGAGAGTTAATGGTCAAAAACACACTTAAACATTTTGAATGAGTTCCGTACCTCAACTATCCATTGTTCTCTTTGTCTACCTAAACTATTTGTCCCTTTGTAtgaaatcacacctcaactcttagTTGGCCAAATATTTGTTCCCAATCGACAACATGTGTGTGTAGACCAACTCAACATCGAGGTTGGTTTTAATAAAAAGGAGTGATGGTTAGGGTATGAAACTATCGAATAGATGATTGTTTAGGTAGCTTCATATAACAATGGATATTTGAGGTATGAAACTCGCGAAGAAGTAATATCTTAGGTGTTCTTTTACCATTATCCCTTTAGCTTCAGATGCTTTGCTGCCTTGCACTTCAATAAAACTTGTCGGCCATTCACGTTTTGCCTGGGATAGTCACTTGTTTCTGGCGAGTCAGAGGATTGATTTGCTATGAAttggtctttttctttttatgtttgcttTTGTTTATGGTTAAATTAATAGTCTTTGCTAGAGGAGTGTGTAGGAAATTTGGTGGTAACTGCAGCAGgtttcattcatttataaataATCTTTTGCAAATTTAAATCCTTTATATTGCGTTACTTATCTGTGGAACATGTGGAGAAATCTGAGAATCCAATTCAGAACTTTAAGGCAACGGATGTAGTTGCAAAAGATTTATAGAGACTCACTTTAATGTCTTTGATACCCATTGTGGCATGTTTCTATATAGCTCAACAACCTTCCATATGTAACTCAATTTGGAGTTCACATGTAGACTTGAATTGGGACTTACAAATGTAAGATGAACTTCGTAAAGGTTGAGTTTGATATCATATAAAAGATTTTAAGCATCTAACTCGAAACCTTAAGGAGTCGTTTGGATTGTGCACTCATATATTCCTCGTGCGGCCTTTGGTTTTTTCTGTTTAAACCTAGCTAGGCTTGATGAATGAGGTAAGAAAAGGTAAAAAGAGAAGATTCTGTATCTTAAGAATTTCTTTTGTTGGTTAAAGTTTCAGTGGACCTTAATAGAGTGTTTTGTATGACAGAACTCATTTAATGTACCCCAACCAAATTGGAATTGAGATGTAATTGTGTGAAAGTTTCTGATATACAACATCTGCTCTTCTTCAACACTAATGCCTAACATAGCCTAGTGCTAAATGTCATAGAGATTCATAAAATGACACGTTAGAGAAATAGAAATGGGTATACTGTGCAAATACATGGATATGCCTTTGATTTTGGACCCTATATAGTTTGCCAAAACCCTTTTCTCGATAGCTGAGTTAATGAGTTTAAGCTTGATTCACGTAGacatgtatatttttctttgagcacacataatatatgttttttttgagAAGTTATACATAAATGTTTATAGTGATTTTCTTGAGAAGCAATGTTATATCTATCACATTCTTTTATCTTACTAGTTTTTACTTGTGGCAGAGATGTTATACTTCTGATATGGATGAACGCTACCCTGTTGAAGTTCTGCGAGGAGTCCCTGGCTCAATGCTTCTACTATCTGCTTCTAGCAACTGGAAATTGTGTTGctcttcatcattttcttcAGAGTCATTTGAAGAGATATCTCCTGAAAGTTTGTGGGAGGTTTGTGATCCTCTAGCTATAAATCATCTCTGATTCCTGGCATCATCGACAAAGCTTGGCTAAATATTTACTCTCCGTCATGATGAAAAGATCATGAATTGTGATAAATAGTTACTTTTGTTTGAAACTAGGATTTACCAGTTgtgaataagaaaaatttttCTGGAAGGAATCAATGGGAAATTTTAAACTGCTAAATGTTCTGACTAGAAGTAGAAAGCCCAATCCAGTCTCAGAACATGTAATTCACATTCTAATGTTGTTCTTTTCCCATACATAAaactttcatttctttcaatgTTGAATCTAAAGCAGGTGCGGTCTTTAGTGTGCATTTCTTACTACATTAATTGAAGATACAGAACAACCTCTCACTTCTAAGTGCTTGAATTTTATGGTCATTGGCTAACAAGTGTATGCTATGTCAGTATCTTGCTAATGTCAGTTATCAGTTGTGCAGGATCTTAAACCTACTATTTCATATCTTTCTTGCAAGGAATTGGAATTGGTTAATAAGGCTTTGAATGTAAGTATATTCCCATATCATCAACATTCAACATAATTGATCTTCTCCTCGGCTTTGAATTCCTTTCTCCTTTTGTCTTTGCAAGATAAGCATCTGTTACCAAATACTTGGTATGCCATAATCTCTATCTAAATCACTATATTAAAAGAAACTCTTATCTACCAGTCATTATTACAGCTTGCTTTTGAGGCACATGATGGTCAAAAGCGTCGTAGTGGAGAGCCCTTCATTATTCACCCAATTGCAGTTGCACAGATCCTTGGACAGCTTGTACGTTGTGTGGAACTATTGTACTCTTTTGGCTAGGAAGGGATAAACTGACTttgacttttcttttctctattttgaggAATTGGATTGGGAGTCGGTTGCTGCTGGGCTATTACATGATACTGTAGAAGACACAGATGTAGTTACTTTTGAAAGAATAGAGAAGGAATTTGGTGCAACTGTTCGCCGTATTGTTGAAGGGGAGACTAAGGTAGTTTCTCAGAAGATATAGTTACTATAGAATCTTCTTCcatctttttttgtgtgtgttgatttgtttatgtaggtaacaaattataaaaacttgaTTTGATGTTAATGGGATTGATTTGCTAGGTATCCAAGCTGGGAAAGATCAAGTGCAAGGATGAAAGCCATGTACAGGATGTCAAAGCTGATGACCTTAGGCAAATGTTTCTTTCCATGACAGAGGAGGTAATGCCTCTAATAACTTGCACAAATTTTGTTACTTTCTTCACAATCCCTTACTTCAAATGTTTATGTTTCAGGTCCGTGTTATAATTGTCAAATTAGCTGATAGATTACATAACATGCGCACTCTTTCACATATGCCTCCACACAAGCAGGTATATAGATggtattttttcctttttctgcCTGTTTCTATCTAATCTCTAACAATCTTGCTGCTCTATGTCCCCTTCAGTCTGGAATAGCAACAGAGACGCTGCAGGTTTTTGCTCCTTTGGCAAAACTTCTCGGAATATACCAAATCAAGGTTTCTCCTTAGTCTTACTTGCTTTGACATGCCTAAGATATGTCCCAAACTGAAAAttccttttcttcttccttcctTCTCGTGATTGGTTGTGTGGCCTTTAGAACTGTATAGCTGTTAATGTATATGAAGGATCTcattttcttaatctttttGCTGGATCTGCTTAATGATAGTAATGCTTGTGCATATTATAAGTGCTATGTAATCAAGATCTGCGAAGAGACAGATAATGCAGCTCAAGTGATTTTCATTCTAGTCCTCAGTTTATAAATTTTTGCATCTGCCATCTAGTAGCCTCCTTTATCCTAGATGGAATGGAACTGTGTTTCTTTTGCCTGGTGAGAGAGTTGGGGCTGGGTGGGTCACTTCCTTTGGAAGTTAAAGACGCTTGACATTTTGGACTAACTGTTGCTTGTTTCATTATGTACGGTTACTTTTCTTCCAACAAATATTCTAAACATGTGACTTCTCATCATGCAGTCAGAGCTTGAAAACTTGGCATTTATGTATACAAATGCTCAAGACTATGCCAGGGTGCAGCGCAGAATTGCAGAACTTCATAAAGAACATGAAAAGGAACTCAAAGAGGTACCTATCCCTTACCCTTCTgaaatttaattacttgaaaACCTCAGTAATCCCACCATCCATGCTGCGACATGCGACTTTTACTTATAAGCTGAGAAGTGAGAACATTATCTGTTATCACTGTGGTGTTTATGGAAACTCTTGTGTAGTTATCAGTTACCTCCTCCTAATTGCATGGGTTTCTTTCcctaggcaaaaagaatattgaTGAAGAAAATAGAGGAGGACCAATTCCTAGAACTTGTGACTGTGATGACGGAAATTCAATCAATATGCAAGGAACCTTACAGGTTCTCAAATTCCTATTTCCTGCTACtaatttcatatttagtttGTTGTTTATTTCCATCTCTGGCATTCTTgcaattttctttctctttctagaTTCTCTTATTTGGAGTAGTACTTTTTTACTGGTGGGGGCTCCCAGCCTCAAAGGAAAGAGTGAAATTCTACTATCTGTCTGATCAGAAAAAGTTGCTCCATCATCAGGTTTACTATTAGCTGATAAATTGCTGATTAATGACAACCACTGGAATCTGGATCAGCATGTTTCTCTTCTGCCTTGAGGAGTGGtccctctttccttttttttttttgattttgcaaT
Coding sequences within it:
- the LOC101253322 gene encoding putative GTP diphosphokinase RSH1, chloroplastic isoform X1, which produces MAFATSMSVSIECMNICKSWKGDVSGRLDCSVLSCAWKAPRALTGFLASTTHPSQCSSTPFERYGRTDRLRRCRCYTSDMDERYPVEVLRGVPGSMLLLSASSNWKLCCSSSFSSESFEEISPESLWEDLKPTISYLSCKELELVNKALNSLLQLAFEAHDGQKRRSGEPFIIHPIAVAQILGQLELDWESVAAGLLHDTVEDTDVVTFERIEKEFGATVRRIVEGETKVSKLGKIKCKDESHVQDVKADDLRQMFLSMTEEVRVIIVKLADRLHNMRTLSHMPPHKQSGIATETLQVFAPLAKLLGIYQIKSELENLAFMYTNAQDYARVQRRIAELHKEHEKELKEAKRILMKKIEEDQFLELVTVMTEIQSICKEPYSIYKAVLKSKSSIKEVNQIAQLRIIIKPKPCVGVRPLCSAQQICYHLLGLVHGIWTPIPRAMKDYIATPKPNGYQSLHTTVIPFLYESMFRLEVQIRTEEMDLIAERGIAAHYSGKGFVNGLVGHVITNDKNSGGKIVCLNNANIALRIGWLNAIREWQEEFVGNMSSQA
- the LOC101253322 gene encoding putative GTP diphosphokinase RSH1, chloroplastic isoform X2, with product MAFATSMSVSIECMNICKSWKGDVSGRLDCSVLSCAWKAPRALTGFLASTTHPSQCSSTPFERYGRTDRLRRCRCYTSDMDERYPVEVLRGVPGSMLLLSASSNWKLCCSSSFSSESFEEISPESLWEDLKPTISYLSCKELELVNKALNLAFEAHDGQKRRSGEPFIIHPIAVAQILGQLELDWESVAAGLLHDTVEDTDVVTFERIEKEFGATVRRIVEGETKVSKLGKIKCKDESHVQDVKADDLRQMFLSMTEEVRVIIVKLADRLHNMRTLSHMPPHKQSGIATETLQVFAPLAKLLGIYQIKSELENLAFMYTNAQDYARVQRRIAELHKEHEKELKEAKRILMKKIEEDQFLELVTVMTEIQSICKEPYSIYKAVLKSKSSIKEVNQIAQLRIIIKPKPCVGVRPLCSAQQICYHLLGLVHGIWTPIPRAMKDYIATPKPNGYQSLHTTVIPFLYESMFRLEVQIRTEEMDLIAERGIAAHYSGKGFVNGLVGHVITNDKNSGGKIVCLNNANIALRIGWLNAIREWQEEFVGNMSSQA
- the LOC101253322 gene encoding putative GTP diphosphokinase RSH1, chloroplastic isoform X3, whose translation is MAFATSMSVSIECMNICKSWKGDVSGRLDCSVLSCAWKAPRALTGFLASTTHPSQCSSTPFERYGRTDRLRRCRCYTSDMDERYPVEVLRGVPGSMLLLSASSNWKLCCSSSFSSESFEEISPESLWEDLKPTISYLSCKELELVNKALNSLLQLAFEAHDGQKRRSGEPFIIHPIAVAQILGQLELDWESVAAGLLHDTVEDTDVVTFERIEKEFGATVRRIVEGETKVSKLGKIKCKDESHVQDVKADDLRQMFLSMTEEVRVIIVKLADRLHNMRTLSHMPPHKQSGIATETLQVFAPLAKLLGIYQIKSELENLAFMYTNAQDYARVQRRIAELHKEHEKELKEAKRILMKKIEEDQFLELVTVMTEIQSICKEPYSIYKAVLKSKSSIKEVNQIAQLRIIIKPKPCVGVRPLCSAQQICYHLLGLVHGIWTPIPRAMKDYIATPKPNGYQSLHTTVIPFLYESMFRLEVQIRTEEMDLIAERGIAAHYSGKGFVNGLVGHVITNDKNSGGKIVCLNNANIALRV
- the LOC101253322 gene encoding putative GTP diphosphokinase RSH1, chloroplastic isoform X4, whose product is MDERYPVEVLRGVPGSMLLLSASSNWKLCCSSSFSSESFEEISPESLWEDLKPTISYLSCKELELVNKALNSLLQLAFEAHDGQKRRSGEPFIIHPIAVAQILGQLELDWESVAAGLLHDTVEDTDVVTFERIEKEFGATVRRIVEGETKVSKLGKIKCKDESHVQDVKADDLRQMFLSMTEEVRVIIVKLADRLHNMRTLSHMPPHKQSGIATETLQVFAPLAKLLGIYQIKSELENLAFMYTNAQDYARVQRRIAELHKEHEKELKEAKRILMKKIEEDQFLELVTVMTEIQSICKEPYSIYKAVLKSKSSIKEVNQIAQLRIIIKPKPCVGVRPLCSAQQICYHLLGLVHGIWTPIPRAMKDYIATPKPNGYQSLHTTVIPFLYESMFRLEVQIRTEEMDLIAERGIAAHYSGKGFVNGLVGHVITNDKNSGGKIVCLNNANIALRIGWLNAIREWQEEFVGNMSSQA
- the LOC101253322 gene encoding putative GTP diphosphokinase RSH1, chloroplastic isoform X5 translates to MDERYPVEVLRGVPGSMLLLSASSNWKLCCSSSFSSESFEEISPESLWEDLKPTISYLSCKELELVNKALNLAFEAHDGQKRRSGEPFIIHPIAVAQILGQLELDWESVAAGLLHDTVEDTDVVTFERIEKEFGATVRRIVEGETKVSKLGKIKCKDESHVQDVKADDLRQMFLSMTEEVRVIIVKLADRLHNMRTLSHMPPHKQSGIATETLQVFAPLAKLLGIYQIKSELENLAFMYTNAQDYARVQRRIAELHKEHEKELKEAKRILMKKIEEDQFLELVTVMTEIQSICKEPYSIYKAVLKSKSSIKEVNQIAQLRIIIKPKPCVGVRPLCSAQQICYHLLGLVHGIWTPIPRAMKDYIATPKPNGYQSLHTTVIPFLYESMFRLEVQIRTEEMDLIAERGIAAHYSGKGFVNGLVGHVITNDKNSGGKIVCLNNANIALRIGWLNAIREWQEEFVGNMSSQA